TACACTCGCAGGATGATTGTATATATCACTCAACCACAAATACATACCATTTTCTGCATGTAGCGGGTTTCCGTTTAAATCGTTAATAGCTGTTTTGTATTCTACTGCTCCTGCAAATTGTTCGTTTGCTCCTCCTCTATTACGTACGCTACCTTTTACCAAAGTAAATGTAAGTTCTTCTGTATAATCTTCACATAAAAAGTGATATTTACCGGGAATGGTTTCTGAGTTAGTACCTGGAGAAGGCATACAAGTAGTATGCAATCCCCAACTCGTAGTGTTGTTATCTGGATTATGATTTACCCAAGTACCTTCTAATTGTTTTAATACTCCATAATCTGCTGGTAATTTTAATACGGCAGGAGAATATTCTTTCTGTTTTGACATCTGTAATAATTTTAGTTTAAATTCTTTATTTGGTTAAATAAATAATCGTTTTAAGATTCCTTTTTTTAGGTAGATTACCAACCTAAATAATAGTTATTAGAAATCCATGTTGGTCTTTTCAATTCAAAATAGCTTTGTAACATTCTTTCTGCAACACAAAATGCACCTTCTACCCAACCTTGTTGATCAGAATATGCCTCACCACAGATATAAATTGATTCTTCTGCTATTGGGTTTCTCATATATTTCATGGTGTTTGCAATATCATAATTTGCTTTCCAAGCATGATAACCACCACCATAAGGATCCATACTCCAGTCTTTATACCAAGTTACATAAGGCATCGGAATTTCTTTGCGTCCATGTAATTCCTTTATCTGATTCATCGCTTCAGAAACCATAACTTGTGTTGCCTGATTTGATAAAAGTCTTTTGCTAAATGCTGTTGCTGCAACTTTATCGGTTGCTTTTGGCTGAAATAATTTTCTAAAGATTCCGCCTTCTCTTTTAGAGTTGGCTAAAGCTTGCCAAAAAGTAACCGTTTGCATATCATTATAACTGCCTAAAAATAAAGAATGACTATCGTTTGGATCTTTACCAAAATAATAACACTGACGTAAAGGTAAATCTGTAATAGAATGACCTGCCATGGTATTAAAATCTGTTCTCCACCACGGATTTTCAAACCCCATTAATATTTTAAGAGAAGGTTCTTTTATTACCGAAGCCATGTTTTTTTGTAATACTTTTTGCGAATCTTGGTTAAAAAAGAAGTTGTTTTGATCTAACAATTCTAAAGATCTACGAGGCATGGCTAGTATAATTTTATTCGCCTTAAGCGTCCAACTACTTTGTGTTTCTTTGTTAAAAAACTCTAACTCGTATTTATAAGTACCCGAAGTTTGCTTTTTAAACGTTACCAAACGATTTCCCATCCAAATATTGGCTCCTTGGTTATTTAAATACCCTTTAGCAATTGCATATGCTATAAGATCGTAACCGCCATCTATTGTTTTGTATTCTGATCCTGCATTAGAAAAATCTCCAACCATATACGGAAAAGCTTCTGCAGCATTCCAATTTATTGTATTAGAAAAATAACCGCCTGCATCTGCCAAAAAAGTATATCCTTCTTGAGATACTCTATCTTTAATTAGGTTCCAAAACCCAATATCATTTACTTTTAACCCATTATAAGGCCCTATAAAATAGTAGATTAATTGGGGTTTAATACTATTCCACTGGCTTCTTGTAATTTTAAAAGTATACTCATATTTACTTGGGTTAGCAACAAGGTTACCATAGTTACTTACAAACCATGGATCTGCCATTAATACATCATAAATAATTTTATTAAATAATTGATCGGCACTGTAGCCTTCATCATTTTTATTTATTATATAATTGGTTTCTAAGACACTACCCTGGTTTTGAGCTTCTTCCCAAGCGTTCATTTTTAAACGCTGTTTTCTAAAATAGCCAAAATGTTGCGAAGCATTTCCCATTGGAAATGGGATGTTATTTAGTTCATCCTTAAATACATTTTCTATTAATGATGTAACAATTTCTTGTGATGTCATATACCGCATACCACCAAGTTCTCCTGTAATACTCATACCGGGTAATTCTACAGATTCTAATCGTCCACCAATACGATCACCCATTTCAAATATTTGTACTTGGTTTGCGGGTAACGGAGTACTTTCATCATTTGTTAGTCGATATGCCGAATATAAACCAGATACTCCGGCACCAATAATAGCAACTTCTATTTCTGTGTTGCTGGGTACATTCGTTTCAAATGTTTGTTTTTTTAAGTTCATTATATTTTATGTTTAGTTAGTAGTTTTATACGTTATTTTAAAATTAGAAATATCATAAGATGTTGTTTCGGTTAAAACTAAGTCTGTAAGGATTTTTCCTATTAAAGGAACAAATTTTGCAGCCCAACCACCTGTGTATACAATGATGTTTTTGTTGTTTGGTATGGAAGGCGGAAGTGTGTCTAAATACAACTCTTCTTTACTATTTTTAACTAAAGTAATTATGCAGGTTGACGTAAATTCTGATTTTGGCGCAAGACCAACCATGTGATCTCTTACCCAAGCTTCATTTAATTCTAAACTTTTTTGACTAGGAATACGGCTTCTCTGTGATGGATCTTGAATAATTACATCCGGAATATCTGGTGCCACACGCACATACCCAGGATGTGCCCAATCTACTTCTGGAAAACCATAGAACAAACTTGTTGCTTGTGGCTTTTGAAAAACAAACCAAGTAGGTAATTTTATATCTTCGGTTATTTTATAATAGGCAGATGACATTTCCCAAATATCAATATCTATTGATAATCCTAAAAACGTTAAAAGTTCATTAATATAAGCTCCAGGAGTAAGTACTAATTTTTCTGTAATAAAATCGACTCCATCTATAGATACAATGATATTTCCGTTTTCTAAGGATTGGATATTAGTTACGGGTGAATGTTCTAATAAAGTTACATTTGGTGCCGATATACATATATTTAGTAGTGCTTTTTGTGTTGCAGCTAAATCTATTATACCACCATCTTTCTGAAAAAATCCATGATAAATTTCTGGAATAGATTTAAAAGGAAATCGATTTTGTATTTGTGAGGCATTTAATTTTTCATACGGAATATCTAATTCATCCATTACTGTCATTGCTGCTCCTATTCCTCCTTCTTGAGAACTTAATGCAGGGTCTCCAAACCACAAAGAACCTACATGATCTATAAGTGTATCTTTTGTTGTTTTTTGTAAATTATTCCAATACGGAATGGAATCTAGCGCTAATTGAGCCATATATTTTTGCGCATATTGCACTCTAAATTGTCTCGATAATCCAGCTGAACTTCCATTCTGATTTATAAAACCATATTTATCTACTAATAAAGTTTGTTTATTAGAATTAGAAAGTTCTGCTGCAGTAGCCAACCCCATTGGTCCACCACCAATAACAATAACATCATATTTTGTCATAGTACTTATGTTTTATAGTTAAATCAAAAAAAAATATTTAATCAATTGATTTTCAATGCGATAAAACTATAAAACAGGAGTCATTAAATTT
The nucleotide sequence above comes from Polaribacter butkevichii. Encoded proteins:
- a CDS encoding flavin monoamine oxidase family protein yields the protein MNLKKQTFETNVPSNTEIEVAIIGAGVSGLYSAYRLTNDESTPLPANQVQIFEMGDRIGGRLESVELPGMSITGELGGMRYMTSQEIVTSLIENVFKDELNNIPFPMGNASQHFGYFRKQRLKMNAWEEAQNQGSVLETNYIINKNDEGYSADQLFNKIIYDVLMADPWFVSNYGNLVANPSKYEYTFKITRSQWNSIKPQLIYYFIGPYNGLKVNDIGFWNLIKDRVSQEGYTFLADAGGYFSNTINWNAAEAFPYMVGDFSNAGSEYKTIDGGYDLIAYAIAKGYLNNQGANIWMGNRLVTFKKQTSGTYKYELEFFNKETQSSWTLKANKIILAMPRRSLELLDQNNFFFNQDSQKVLQKNMASVIKEPSLKILMGFENPWWRTDFNTMAGHSITDLPLRQCYYFGKDPNDSHSLFLGSYNDMQTVTFWQALANSKREGGIFRKLFQPKATDKVAATAFSKRLLSNQATQVMVSEAMNQIKELHGRKEIPMPYVTWYKDWSMDPYGGGYHAWKANYDIANTMKYMRNPIAEESIYICGEAYSDQQGWVEGAFCVAERMLQSYFELKRPTWISNNYYLGW
- a CDS encoding FAD-dependent oxidoreductase, with amino-acid sequence MTKYDVIVIGGGPMGLATAAELSNSNKQTLLVDKYGFINQNGSSAGLSRQFRVQYAQKYMAQLALDSIPYWNNLQKTTKDTLIDHVGSLWFGDPALSSQEGGIGAAMTVMDELDIPYEKLNASQIQNRFPFKSIPEIYHGFFQKDGGIIDLAATQKALLNICISAPNVTLLEHSPVTNIQSLENGNIIVSIDGVDFITEKLVLTPGAYINELLTFLGLSIDIDIWEMSSAYYKITEDIKLPTWFVFQKPQATSLFYGFPEVDWAHPGYVRVAPDIPDVIIQDPSQRSRIPSQKSLELNEAWVRDHMVGLAPKSEFTSTCIITLVKNSKEELYLDTLPPSIPNNKNIIVYTGGWAAKFVPLIGKILTDLVLTETTSYDISNFKITYKTTN